In Candidatus Contubernalis alkalaceticus, the genomic window TACCTTAACATAAATGGGTGTAAATTAAAATATGAAATCTTTTATACCCAGTCTGTGTAGGGATTTGTAGTGGATTTGTAGAAATTTGTTTAATTATTTTTATTTTTGATTTGACGTGTTAAGAAAAATAAGTTATACTATAAATTGTTGTTTTGGGGTGTAGCCAAGCGGTAAGGCACGGGACTTTGGATCCTGCACGCGGAGGTTCGAATCCTCCCACCCCAGCCATTGAATTATTTATAAAATGTGTTATAATGTTTTAGGAGAGCCATTAGCTCAGTTGGCAGAGCACCTGACTTTTAATCAGGGTGTCGAAGGTTCGAGCCCTTCATGGCTCACCATTTATGCGAGAGTGGCGGAACGGCAGACGCGCTAGGTTCAGGGTCTAGTGCCCGTACGGGTGTGAGGGTTCAAGTCCCTCCTCTCGCACCATTATTTTTAAAAAGATATTTTAGTTAAAAACATTTAAATCTTATAAATAAAAACCGAGAGCCCCCACTCCCGGTTGATTTAACACAAATTACTTACTTTCTCCTTCTGATAATTAAGGAGATTTTTCTTTTTCATAGTCTAATACCTATTAATGGTTACATTAATACTTGCTATCGAATTAATCTATCTTACTACTGTTATTCGAAGTTAATAGTTCTAGCAAGATTAATTTCTCCGGTGAAACTCTCGGCTCCCATCCTAACCATATATATACCTGCTTCCTGGCCAGTTATTTCACACGAATCTTCCTCCCCGATTGCAAAGTTATATAAAACTTCATTATTTGGAGAAATTAAAAGTAAACCTAAGTTTCCTGATTCAACACTTGTAAAACTGTCAATCCTCAATCTATTCCCTTGCTTTATTTCTGTTGCCATTATACTACTAACTCCAGATGTTAAACCACCCTTCATAACAAGGCTGTCCAGATCAATATCCTCAAACTGAGTGACTATTGTAATATTATTCCGGGTTGTAGCTGTACTAACTCCACTGGTTCTGGCGCTTATAGTTTTTCCTGATAATTTTTCTAATGAAATTGTTGTTAGTTCAGTACTTTCTCCATTTGTGTCCTCAATATGACCGCATCCAGTTAGAAAACAAATCAATAAAAATATGATTACAGTTATTAATGTCCTTTTCATTTAAGATTCTCCTAAATCCTGTTGTATTTTATTAGTTAACACATCCAATGCAGCTTTTATTTCACTTCAAATTTGACAGTTTCTTCATGATTGTTATCTATGTAGAGTTCTACCTCATATTTTCCTTCAGGCCAATCATTATCCGGTTTAGATAAACCAAAAACAAATCCTGTATCTATATCTTTTGTAGTCATTTCTACCTCATCAATAACAAAAACAGGATCCATTTCAAGGTAAACCCAACTTGATTTTATTTTTGTTCCATCCGGAGCGTTAACTACATCCCCTGAAACATAAATCATAGGAGCATCTGTTGAAAAAGTATTTGTAACAACCGTCGGTTCATTAGTTTCTTTGTTTATGTCTGACGCAACCTGAATATTTTTGAAATTTGCAGTGCTTGCACTAAATTCACAACCAATAAGAAATAATAGCAACACCATACAAATCATGAAAACTGAAATACCAAAACCCTTTTTACCCATAAAAAAAACCTCCCTCTTTTTTTAAAAAAATTTTTTGATGGACATAATAAGAAAAACATAGCATAAGATACATTAATATGCAATAATATTATTTTTTTCTTAAATATTAGTTATTCAAACATACTACTGTTATAGAGGTATTCTTCCCTGCTGTACCATAGTGTTGTTTTTCCTGGACCCAAGACTTCTGGTTACGGGACAAATTAAGTCCAATTAATGTAAAATGAATTTAGTGCAAATTGACTTTTCCCTTCCAATATTTTATAATTTATGAAACAATATGTAAATTAATACCGATATATTATAAAATCAAAAAAAGGGTTATTAATATTATGGGAAAAGATAAAATCAAACTGACAAAAAACCGATGTAACGAACTAGATGGTAAAACCTGGATTCGTAACAGTATAAGCGTTTGGGATGATATAAGTAAAACTTCAGAAGAGAGCAAGCTAAAACACCCTGCCATGTTTCCTGTTTCCCTGGTGGAAAAGCTTCTAAAAACTTTTTCCCGCAGGGGTAATACGGTTATAGACCCTTTTATGGGAAGTGGAAGCACCCTGGTGGCTTCCGCAGAAAACAATAGAAAATCAGTTGGGTTTGATATCTCTAAAGAATTTATACAAATTGCTGAGAAAAGACTAAAGTCTTTTGATTCCGATCATTATAGAATCATCCAGGAGGACGCCAGAAACCTTTTAACCCACCTGGCCCTAAACTCTGTTGATCTATGTGTTACTTCTCCTCCTTACTGGAATGTGTTAAGGGAAAAAAGAAGCGCAGATAAAAAAAATATTAGAAATTATGGCGAACTGGGAGAAGACCTTGGAAACATAGAAAATTATCAGCAGTATTTAAACAATCTTACGGATATTTTTTGTGGTGTTAAAGAAGTCTTAAAGCCTGCAGCTTATTGTATCGTAGTAGTAATGGATATCCGAAAAAGAAGTGTTTTTTTTCCTCTACACATGGATCTCACTCATAAATTGACAGAACTTGGTTTCCTGCTGGATGATATTATTATCTGGGATAGAAAGAAAGAATACAACAATTTAAAGCCTTTGGGGTTCCCATATGTCTTCAGAGTAAATAAAGTGCATGAATATATCATGATTTTTAAAAAACCTGATTCTTAAGTTCAAAATATCATAGCAAACAAATAAGCGGCAAATCTGCCGCTTATTCTTATGTAATATTTTGTTTTCTCGATAATCTACTGACCATACACCCAGCAATTCAGATCTTTTGTGTAACTTAGTATCTCTTCTGTTTTAAAAAAAAGATTAATTTCTCTCTCCGCACTCTGGAGTGCATCAGAACCATGTATCACATTATTGCCAGTATAAATGCCAAAGTCTCCTCTAATTGTGCCGGGAGCCGCCTCTGAGGGGTTAGTTTTCCCCAACATATTTCTCGCCAGATTTATGGCCTCCCGACCTTCCCAGATCATAGCCACCGCAGGACCAGAAATAATAAAAGAAACAAGTTCTTCAAAAAAAGGCTTCTCAACATGTTCTTTGTAATGCTCCTCTGCCAAAGACCTGGATATAATCAGCATTTTCATGGCCACCAGCTTGAGACCTTTTTTCTCAAACCTTTTAATTACTTCTCCAACCAGGTTTCTTTGAACACCATCAGGTTTAATCATTACAAAAGTTTTTTCCATTATCGCGACCTCCTTGATTAAATCAACTAGAAAGTAAACAGGGGGCTGTCG contains:
- a CDS encoding DNA methyltransferase, which codes for MTFPFQYFIIYETICKLIPIYYKIKKRVINIMGKDKIKLTKNRCNELDGKTWIRNSISVWDDISKTSEESKLKHPAMFPVSLVEKLLKTFSRRGNTVIDPFMGSGSTLVASAENNRKSVGFDISKEFIQIAEKRLKSFDSDHYRIIQEDARNLLTHLALNSVDLCVTSPPYWNVLREKRSADKKNIRNYGELGEDLGNIENYQQYLNNLTDIFCGVKEVLKPAAYCIVVVMDIRKRSVFFPLHMDLTHKLTELGFLLDDIIIWDRKKEYNNLKPLGFPYVFRVNKVHEYIMIFKKPDS
- the ndk gene encoding nucleoside-diphosphate kinase, with product MEKTFVMIKPDGVQRNLVGEVIKRFEKKGLKLVAMKMLIISRSLAEEHYKEHVEKPFFEELVSFIISGPAVAMIWEGREAINLARNMLGKTNPSEAAPGTIRGDFGIYTGNNVIHGSDALQSAEREINLFFKTEEILSYTKDLNCWVYGQ